One part of the Astatotilapia calliptera chromosome 9, fAstCal1.2, whole genome shotgun sequence genome encodes these proteins:
- the skida1 gene encoding SKI/DACH domain-containing protein 1 — protein MGDLECGFEEMQGVRLGYLLIQGKQMFALSQVFTDLLKNIPRTTVHKRMDYLKVKKHQCDLEELRKLKAINSIAFHAAKCTLISREDVEALYFSCKTERVLKSNKRKAKAACSPGDEDESSGFLRADGELWREKVWFSLQHGVPETLTLHGKVGRKKELTPCLTDSKLPQFYHKTHGRDCRSATKSSYKHFKNYETAKITGNRVTLSQRHSFFRSAVSRQPVVLQSAIAAQSRLSRSAGDLLHKRKRRREGGGGRDSARHSWSRSRHAHHHAPPVLLVQPKSSGSHGTSFGAFHLGPDFYLDPRPHHHHHHQHHHHHHHHHHEPTFPESYSSDTESSTYSERAYPDWDLGSGFSTSSNSASSEEEEDGEEEDDTQSESSEVSSEEEEEEESSSQSDSSSVSSRVSVQSIRFRRARVGSLAKSLNTSKAPLVLQPTFHYNNPVQHEKEHKTLGHVAASQSRDRRQDKLQKCEFTCRETEQDSGPSQPQNFNSASVGESFFSESKRENLNQADTVDELITYSLGPNRNKASHPSRRTQGHPIKCPPGLRAQYDHSKEAKQTQKFVDRRDAKTIASPSLPTALKKIKTESEEPSVTATSSSDRTARTPPFSLHNVKVKVEDSCDEYEYQSQATVAKCKGDKTESNNGHYPSGAIKQGDFSNSGIKATEKSPDVALRSPCGPQECRSSQDAPCIEEGEHRHKNCRAPVQGSKKPRVSRTQTKQNLSRVHKAASSSSSSSSSSSSYSSCSRPVGREEASTEDLPSRRKRSNVNTVASPAKMPFSLMANFPSPPSLIVGSDGDLCPAYSLNSLRGPGPPPPSHPVWRWQPGGQILPPPHVHRTRK, from the coding sequence ATGGGAGACCTGGAGTGTGGCTTTGAGGAAATGCAAGGAGTGAGGCTGGGATACCTGCTCATCCAAGGCAAGCAAATGTTTGCTTTGTCCCAGGTCTTCACCGACCTGCTGAAGAACATCCCTCGGACCACGGTGCACAAGCGCATGGACTACCTGAAAGTGAAGAAGCACCAGTGCGACCTGGAAGAGCTACGGAAGCTCAAAGCAATAAACTCTATAGCTTTCCACGCCGCCAAATGCACTCTCATATCGCGGGAGGACGTGGAGGCTCTGTATTTCTCCTGCAAGACGGAGCGGGTGTTGAAGTCCAACAAAAGGAAAGCGAAAGCGGCGTGCTCCCCCGGGGATGAGGACGAGTCCTCGGGGTTCCTCCGTGCTGACGGCGAGCTGTGGAGGGAAAAAGTTTGGTTTAGTTTGCAGCACGGCGTCCCGGAGACTCTCACACTCCACGGCAAAGTGGGCAGGAAGAAGGAGCTGACTCCTTGCCTTACCGACTCCAAACTACCTCAGTTTTATCACAAAACGCACGGGCGGGATTGCCGTTCGGCGACCAAGTCCAGttacaaacactttaaaaactaTGAAACAGCGAAAATAACAGGGAACCGCGTCACTTTGAGCCAAAGGCACTCGTTTTTCCGGAGCGCGGTGAGCCGGCAGCCGGTGGTGCTTCAGTCCGCCATAGCTGCTCAGTCCAGGCTCTCTCGCTCAGCCGGCGACCTACTTCACAAAAGGAAGAGGAGGCGCGAGGGGGGCGGCGGGAGGGACAGCGCGAGGCACTCGTGGAGCAGAAGCAGGCACGCGCACCACCACGCACCGCCGGTGCTGCTCGTGCAACCCAAATCGTCTGGAAGTCACGGGACTTCTTTCGGTGCTTTTCACCTCGGTCCAGATTTTTATCTCGACCCCCGAccccaccaccatcaccaccaccaacatcatcatcatcaccaccaccaccaccacgagCCAACTTTCCCGGAGAGTTACAGCAGCGACACCGAGTCCAGCACCTACTCGGAACGGGCTTACCCCGACTGGGACCTCGGCTCTGGCTTTTCCACCAGCAGCAACTCCGCCAGTtcggaagaagaagaggacggCGAGGAAGAAGATGACACTCAGTCGGAGAGTTCAGAGGTCagctcagaggaggaggaggaggaagagagctCCTCTCAGTCCGACTCCAGCTCAGTTTCGAGCCGTGTTTCGGTTCAGAGCATCCGATTCAGACGGGCGCGGGTCGGATCGCTTGCCAAAAGTCTCAACACCAGCAAAGCACCTTTGGTCCTGCAGCCTACGTTTCACTACAACAACCCAGTGCAGCACGAAAAAGAGCACAAGACCCTCGGACATGTTGCTGCTTCGCAATCACGGGACAGGAGACAGGACAAACTTCAGAAATGTGAATTCACAtgcagagagacagagcagGACTCGGGACCCTCGCAGCCCCAAAACTTTAACTCAGCTTCTGTGGGGGAGAGCTTTTTCAGCGAGTCTAAAAGGGAAAATCTGAACCAGGCCGACACTGTGGATGAGCTCATCACATATTCACTGGGACCCAATCGGAATAAGGCCTCTCACCCTTCACGCAGGACACAGGGGCATCCCATCAAATGCCCCCCGGGACTGAGGGCTCAGTATGACCACAGTAAAGAGGCCAAGCAGACCCAGAAATTTGTGGACAGGAGGGATGCGAAAACGATCGCCAGCCCAAGTCTGCccactgcactgaaaaaaataaagaccgAGTCAGAGGAGCCCTCTGTGACCGCCACCTCCTCTTCGGACAGGACAGCCAGGACGCCGCCGTTCAGTCTCCACAATGTGAAAGTTAAAGTGGAGGATAGCTGTGATGAGTATGAATACCAGAGCCAGGCCACTGTAGCTAAATGCAAAGGAGATAAAACAGAGAGCAACAATGGCCACTATCCCAGCGGAGCCATAAAACAAGGAGATTTTTCCAACAGTGGGATTAAAGCCACAGAGAAGAGCCCCGATGTGGCCCTCAGGTCCCCCTGTGGTCCTCAGGAATGCAGAAGTAGTCAAGACGCCCCGTGTATCGAGGAGGGGGAGCACAGGCACAAAAACTGCAGGGCTCCGGTGCAGGGGAGTAAGAAACCCAGAGTTTCCAGGacgcaaacaaaacaaaacctatcCAGGGTCCACAaggctgcctcttcttcttcgtcgtcgtcctcctcctcttcttcttattCTTCTTGTTCTCGTCCCGTGGGGCGCGAGGAGGCATCCACGGAGGATTTACCGAGCAGACGCAAACGCAGCAACGTGAACACTGTAGCATCGCCGGCAAAAATGCCTTTCAGCCTAATGGCAAATTTCCCATCCCCGCCGTCGCTGATTGTTGGCAGCGACGGGGATTTGTGCCCCGCTTACTCCCTGAACTCGCTGAGGGGCCCCGGGCCTCCCCCTCCGTCCCACCCCGTGTGGAGGTGGCAGCCAGGCGGCCAGATTCTCCCTCCCCCACACGTTCACAGAACTAGGAAATAG